From Pongo pygmaeus isolate AG05252 chromosome 1, NHGRI_mPonPyg2-v2.0_pri, whole genome shotgun sequence, one genomic window encodes:
- the LOC129033092 gene encoding LOW QUALITY PROTEIN: olfactory receptor 2T10 (The sequence of the model RefSeq protein was modified relative to this genomic sequence to represent the inferred CDS: deleted 1 base in 1 codon): MWLANQTLGGDFFLLGIFSQISHPGLLCLLIFSIFLMAVSWNIILILLIHFDSSLHTLMYFFINQLSLIDLTYISVTVPKMLVNQLAKDKTISVLGCGTQMYFYLQLGGAEYCLLAAMAYDCYVAICHPLCYSVLMSHRVCLLLASGCWFVGSVDGFMLTPITMSFPFCRSHEIQHFFCEVPAVLKLSCSDTSPYKIFMYLCCVIMLLIPVMVISVSYYFIILTIHKMNSAEGRKKAFTTCSSHVTVVSLFYGAAIYNYMLPSSYHTPEKDMMSSFFYTILTPVLNPIIYSFRNKDVTRALKKMLRV, encoded by the exons ATGTGGCTGGCCAACCAGACCCTGGGTGGTGACTTTTTCCTGTTGGGAATCTTCAGCCAGATCTCACACCCTGGCCTCCTCTGCTTGCTTATCTTCAGTATATTTTTGATGGCTGTGTCTTGGAATATTATATTGATACTTCTGATCCACTTTGACTCCTCTCTGCATACTCTCATGTACTTCTTTATAAACCAGCTCTCACTCATAGACTTGACATATATTTCTGTCACTGTCCCCAAAATGCTGGTGAACCAGCTGGCCAAAGACAAGACCATCTCGGTCCTTGGGTGTGGGACCCAGATGTACTTCTACCTGCAGTTGGGAGGTGCGGAGTACTGCCTTCTAGCCGCCATGGCCTATGACTGCTACGTGGCCATCTGCCATCCTCTCTGTTACTCTGTGCTCATGAGCCATAGGGTGTGTCTCCTCCTCGCATCAGGTTGCTGGTTTGTGGGCTCAGTGGATGGCTTCATGCTCACTCCCATCACCATGAGCTTCCCCTTCTGCAGGTCCCATGAGATTCAGCACTTCTTCTGTGAGGTCCCTGCTGTTTTGAAGCTCTCTTGCTCAGACACTTCACCTTACAAGATTTTCATGTACTTGTGCTGTGTCATCATGCTCCTGATCCCTGTGATGGTCATTTCAGTGTCCTACTACTTTATCATCCTCACCATCCATAAGATGAACTCAGCTGAGGGTCGGAAAAAGGCCTTCACCACCTGCTCCTCCCACGTTACAGTGGTCAGCCTCTTCTATGGAGCTGCTATT TACAACTACATGCTCCCCAGCTCCTACCACACTCCTGAGAAAGATATGATGTCGTCCTTTTTCTACACTATCCTTACACCTGTCTTGAATCCTATCATTTACAGTTTCAGGAATAAGGATGTCACAAGGGCTTTGAAAAAAATGCTGAGAGTGTAG